The sequence TTATGGTACGGCTATACAGGAGGCGATCAAGTGAAAAACTACCGTGCAGTGATCCGGGATACCTTAAAATCCGTACAGTCGGACATTCCCTATGACATTAAGATGGCATTTCCGGAGAGCAAACCGGCAGGTAACCTGATCACATTTTATGAGATCACCAATACAGGTACGGAACTGGCGTGCGTAGATGTGATCGCCTATCAGGTGGATCTGTGGTTTGTGGCCTTGCCGGATCTGTTGGAAATGACGGAAAAGGTAGACGAGGCTTTGACCTCGCTGGGCCTGATCCGACAATTTGCGTCCTCGGACGCGCTTTTACACGACCCCAGCGGTTATTTGCGCAAATCATTGCGTTACGGCCGTCGGGTTGATACAAGAACCAATCGACTGATAGATTAAGGAGGATTTTATATGAACGAAACAAAGCCGGAACGCGGCCTTGCGTCCAAAGGCATTGAGGTATATCCCAACTATACCGGCCCCACAGCCAAGTGCCTGAACTACGCCACCCAAATCGGCGATCTGACCAAGGGCGAACGGGAAGAACTGGACGCCACTTGCTATGACGATGATGTGGAACACAGCATTACCGGTATTCGCAAGAAAGCAGACGCCTTTGAGGTGACTTTTCTGTACAACGCAAAGGACGCCACATCGGATTATCGGGTGCTGGCAGCTTTGGAGGACGCCGGTGTGTCCGTACCCATTATGGTTAAGCTGCCGGACGACACCAAGTTTAACAACTCTGGTGTGCCCAGCCTGACGATTAAGGGACCGGGCGTAAACAGCCTGATGGAGGCTACTGTCTCGTACAAGCTGGACGGCGACTGGAGCAGAGAGTTTCCCGCCGCGTAAATCGATTATTCGGGAGGCGGGAGACCGTCTCCCTCATTTTTAGGAGGTAAGCAATGAATAATCAGCATACTGTAACCAGAACATACGATTTGCAGTTGACTGCAAACGAGACGGTGCACTTGCGCCTGACCGTGGCTGCCCAGCTGCGACTGAAAAATAGATTTAAGGAGGACGCCCTGGATGTAATCCTGAGCGCTTCCAGTGATCCGGAGCGGCTGCTGGCTGTGCTGGATGAGGCACTGCATTTTAACGATGATCCCAACGGCGATCTGACCGGTGAGGCGTTGTATGACGCGCTGGTGGATAGCGGCGTTAGCGGCGTGGACGCATTTTCAAGCATTCTCTTTCAGCTGGCCAATGTGTCCGGTCTACTGAGCGATACGCAGGCCGAGAAGCTCTCCGCCGGCATTGAAAAGATGGTCAACGCTGCGTTTGACGGCGTGGAGAAGTCCACAGAGAGTGAGGACAAGCCGTCCACTTCCTTTCGGGAGTAATTACTGCACAACGGAGGATATGATCCTGGAGGCCAACGCTTATGGCTTGTCGTTCTCTGTTATTCTCGCCATGACCTATGGAGAACTAAAGCGTTACATTCTGTTCCATCGTGATTTTGAGAAAAGGCAGTATCAAAATCTGTCACAAATCGCCTATATCCAAGCCGGGGTTATCGCTGCTGCGGTTGCCGGGGAGGATGTGGGCGCAGTGTATGACCTTTTCCCATATTGGACAAAGGATGATGTGCTGGATATTCAAGCGGCCAAAGCAATGGCCTACTTTGATCAGTTTTAACGATTGAAAAACAAGAAAAGGAGGTGATTTTGTGGATCAGGAATTGGTAACACGATTTACTGCGGATATTAGCCAGTACAAAAAGAGCATGGCCTCTCTCCAAGCCGAGCTGAAGCAGCTGTCCGGCGTGACGGATAAAATTAAGACGGTGACTGCCAAGGCAATGTCTTCCGCCTCTTCTGATACAAGGAAGATGGGAAAGCAGGTGGATACGCTTATTAAGAGCCAAGAGCGCAATGTGCAGGCCGCTATGAGTAGTGCTGCGAAAATATCCGAGTATACGGCAAAAGCCAGACAGCTGAAAGATCAGCTGCACAGTCAGGACGAAACATACAAGCAGTTGTCCAGCCGCTTAAAAGAGGTAACAGCCACTTACCGGGCACAGCAGGAGTTTTTGAAGTCCTATAAGAACGGCATCGCCGGTGTAAGCAGTCAGTATCAGGAGATGGTAGACTGGATCCACAAAATGGAAACAGCGTCGACCAGCGGCATGACGATCAATCAGATTGAACAGCAGCGGGCGGCTATCAATCGTATAAAGAACGATTTAGAAGTCTTTGACAGCGAGCTGAAAGAGGTTGGCCTGAATCCGAATAATTTAAAAACGGATACGCTGGACAAGCTGAAAAATGAAATCCGCAAAACCTCTTCGCAGATTCTCAAAGCGAAGAGTGCAATGGCACAGACCACGGGACAGATCAACAAAACCAATGCGGATATAGCAACGGAAAGCAACCGCTTTTCCAACTTGAAATCGTCCATATCCAGAAATGCTCCTGCGCTTAAGAGTATGAGCAAGCAGCTCAAGCAAACCGGTGATGTTTCCGCAGCAGGGAAACTGAAAAAGGGCTTCTCCGGGTTAAAGGGCATATTTGGAAATATCGGATCTGCAGCGGGCGCCGCTTTCGGCAAGGTGCATAGTCACCTGAAAAATATGCGTGCTTCTTCCGGTACGGCCAGCAAGTCCCTGTTGAATGTGGTCAAGTCTATCCGCCGTATAGGTGTGGTATCGTTGGGGCTGAAAGTGTGTAAAAACATTTTCGGCGAGCTGCGCTCGGTGATCACCGGATATTTAAGTCAGAACGAGACTCTGAATAACCGTGTAGAAGCCTTGAAAAATGCTTTTGCAAATGCTTTGGCACCGGCCATCAATGTGGTTGTGGGGCTGTTTGAAAAGCTCATGCCCTATGCCATGAGTGTTGCCAATGCCATTAGTGGGTTGCTTTCATCTGTGGGGATCGCTTCGCAGGTAAATGCCACGGCCACCGCTGTGGGCAAGACCACAAAAGAGACGAAAAAGCTGTCTCAAGCGCAGAAAGAACTGTACGGATTTGACCAAATCACTAAGGTTAGTGATGATCAGCAAGACAGTAGTTCGTCCGGTGCGTCTACAGCCAATACGCCGGCAGCGTCCGACAAGTTCTCCGCTTATTTGGAGAAAATCAAGAACCTGTGGAAAAGCTGCGACTTTGAGGGAATCGGCGAACAAATCGCCGGTTCTTGTAATAAGATTATTAGCAAGATCAATGCACTGGACTGGAAAGGCATACAGGACAAAGTCAACGGCGCTGTCTGCGGTATTGCCAAGAGCCTAAACGGCTTCATCCGTGACTTCGACTGGGAGGGTGCCGGACAAATTGTTGGTAACGGTGTGAACACCGTCTTTGGTGCACTGGACACCTTCCTGACCACATTCGATTTTGCAGCTCTTGGCGCAGGCTTTTCTAAAAACCTGAACGGTATATTCAACACCATTGACTGGGGACAGGTGGCAAAGACTCTGTCCGATGCAATCAGCGGTGTATTCAAGGCCATTGCAGGCTTTCTGGAAAATTTGGACTGGCGAGGGCTGGCTACGGCGCTGGAAAACTTCATAGGCGGTATTGATTTTGGTGGAATGGCAAGCGCTCTGTTTGAATCGCTTGGTGCAGCTTTAGGCGGCCTGTGTGCATTCCTGGGACAGCTTATCTCTGACGCTGTGTCCGGTATACAGTCCTATTTTGGCGACAAGATCAAAGAAGCCGGCGGCAATGTGGCCCAGGGCATTTGGGACGGCATCATTGACGGCATTGGAGATGCATGGAAGTGGGTTAAGGAACACATTTTCCAACCGTTTATCAATGGTTTCCAAAAAGCGTTTGAGATCAAATCGCCGTCTAAGGTTATGAAAAAACAGGGCGGATTTATTTCCCAAGGTCTTTTCGATGGTATCGGTAACCTATGGAAAAAGGTCAGCAAGAAGTTTAGCGAATTTAAGGAAAACCTGGTCAACTTCTTTACCGGCAAAAACGGTATTGTGACCAAGGTGAAAGGGCTTGGTGGCAAGATCGTAGACGGACTGAAAAACGGTATGAAAAACCTGAAAAAGACCTTCACCAATGCGTTCAAGGGTCCGCTGAACGGTGCAATCGGGTTGATCAACAACATGATCGACAAAATCAACGACAAGCTGAACATCAGCGTTGGCAGCACACTGTCTAATGTGCTTAGCGCCCTGGGCGTGAGCGTGACCAACGGCCAGTACCAGTTGTTTTCTATACCCACTATCCCAGAGCTGGAAAAGGGCGGCGTGCTGAAAAAAGGCCAGGTCGGTCTGCTGGAAGGTAAAGGTGCCGAGGCTGTTGTGCCTTTGGAGCGAAACACCCAGTGGATCAGCAAGGTAGCCGCAATGATGGTGCAAATGCTGGGTACCAGCGGGCAGGCGGTCAATGTAACGATCCCAATATATGTGGGCGGTAAGCATTTAAGCACGGTGGTGCTGGACGATGTGAACCAAACAGAAAAGAAAGGCCGTGACCCGGTTACGGCCACAGCGTAAGGAGGGACGGTATGCCACTATATATTGACGGCACAAAAATGCCAAACCCATCATTCAATGCCATATCCTGTTCAGACGAAAAGGTGTGGTCCTCTAACACAGGCCGCTCCAAGTCGGCTTATATGAACGGCAGTATCGTTCAGGTCAAAAAAACAAGGCAGTTGTCCTTTCCACCCTTGACCCGGGCGGAATTGGACAAACTAAACGGCGTGATCAACAATGCGAGTAAGCCCTGGCATTCTATTAAACTGGAGGATACTTCCGGGAATACGGTGTTTTCGTTCAACTGCTACTTTGGTACGCCCAGTTGGACAGCCTATTCCGGTGCCAGGGATTGCCGGTATTTCATCAACTACAAAGTAGATGCCATCGAGCGCTAAAGGAGTATTTTATGTACAAGACAAGCACTGATTTTAACCAGGCCATCAAAAACGGGGAACGGATCTATGTGAAGGTTAAATGTGGCAATTTCATTTTTGGCTACAACGATGAGACGGATCCTACAAGCCCAAATGAGCAAAATAACATTATGGAGCTGAATATTGACCGCAGTATCAGCCATGACGATTACGCGCTGGCAAAGTCCTACGCTTGTGGGTGTAACTGCGTTCTGTGGGCTGTGCCCGCCGGTGCCGTGCTTCGCGGGCAGAAAACCGTGGTGTACTTTGGCTGTATGGTCAACGGTGCAGTGGAGTGGGTGCCAATGGGCGTGTTTTATCCGGAAAAGGTCACTCGGTCCGGCGAATGTACCACTTTGGAAATGTACGACCACATGTATGATCTTTCTATGCCGTATTCTGCCGCCATCAGCGGTCAGCAGACCCCTTTGGCAATCTTAAAAGACCTGGCACGCCAGGGTAACTTTGAGTTGGCTGCCGGCGTGGAGAGCAAGGTCTCCGGCTTTGGCACGGTAGATGTTTCTTTGCTCTGCGGTACGGAAACAGATGAGGATGGCAAGCAGCAGGTCACTGCCTATAATGTGAATGATGCCATCGGTTATGTGGCTGGGTTCTGCGGCTGTGCTGCCGTCTTTGATCGAGAAGGCAAGTTGCGAGTAGATACTTTCGCCCAGGTATATGATGGTACGGCAGAATACGCGGTGACAGATGACACGGTCACAGAGGTTTCACTGGCAGAGACGGACAAAACCTACCTGGGGATCAGTTGCAACAATGGGAATAAGAATATTCTTGCACCAGATAGTCTGTCGGTCAACAGCGAGGTGCTGTATTTCGACAACCCACTGATCACCACCCAGGCCCAAGCGGAAAAAGTATTTGGTGCTGTATCTGATATGATCTACATAGATGATGGCGACCAGGGTGAGACTGTATTTGACCTGGGCATACAGTACCGACCGGGAAGTATGACATTGCTCACGGCCAATCCGGCGTTGGATAGTTTCGATGTGATCACTTACCGGGACGATACCGGCGATCACCATATCCCCTTGATGGGTGTGGAGTATGATTATGATGGCTCCGTCACTATGGATGTGGTCGCCCATGCCCGTTCAGAACAGGAGGGCAGCTCTGCCGGAAGCATTCTATCCCGCATGATCTCTAAGGCTATGCAGCAGGTCACAGCGCCGTTGGCGCAGCGCATTCAGGACGCCACGGATTCTATCACGAACGCAGTTGGTGGTTACGCTGCTTTGATCGACCGGGACGGCGATGGTGTGTCAGACGCGCTTTATATCGGAGAGTACCCGGCAGCGGAGGGCAAGACAAAAGGACGCTGCCTGCTGCTGAATAAGAACGGCATGGCTGTTTCTACCACCGGATTGCAAGGCCCCTTTAAGGACTTTGCGGTGTACTACAACAAAAAAACCAACCAGTATTACCTGAATGCTACGGACATTTCAGCCGGTAGACTCTCCGGTATTGAGATCCTTGCGGATAAAGGCACGATCGCCGGGTGGAACATCACCGACCGAGAACTGTATGCGGATTTGGGTAGTTATCGTGCATACATTCAAAAGCCAACTACCAAAGGCTCTTGGGTGTTTTCTGCACAAAAAAAGAACAGCAACGGTTCATATACTGGTACATGGTATGTAACGATGGGCGGCGATATGGTATGCAATGGTTCGGTAGATGTAAGCGGGGCCCTATCGGTGGAAGGGAAAACCAAATTTGATGCCGATGTACAATTCTACAAAAAAATATATGATCTTGCCGGATATGAAATCATTAATGCTGCATCTGGTGGTAACAGCCTTGTAATTGGATACGGTCAGTATGAGCACGGAGCCAAAACATATTTAGAAGGCGGAGATATTTGCTTAAGAATGCAGCAGAATGGCAACTTGTGTATACAAGCGGGATCGAAAGATTCGGTTGAAACCAGATTTGTACTGTCTAAAGTGAGTTGGACGCTTAGCGGAAGCACTGCGTACCGTGATACGATTGAATCAAAAGGCGGGTTTGTGCTTAGTGCGAATGGTGGCGATAATGTTTTATACCTTGTCGGGAAGAGTATATGGATTGATAACGCCACGACAATCAGAGGCAAACTGACGGTACAAGACGATATTAGACTGAGTTTTAAATCTTCAAGCGGAACCATTCCACTGGTTGTAAACACAAGCGGCGTTATTACAACCGCAAACTCATCAAAACGATACAAAGAGAATATCAAACCGGTAGAAGACGCTGTGCTGGATCCAAACGGTCTTTACGATGTACAGGTGTGCCAGTACAATTACAAGCCAGAATACAAGGACAACGAATTGGTCAGCGGGACGCAGATCGGCGTTATTGCAGAGGATCTGGACAAGCATTACCCCAACGCAGTGATCTATGACAGTGAAGGGAGACCTGAAAGCTGGCAAGATCGTATCATGATACCGGCAATGCTTAAGTTGATCCAAGATCAAAAGAAGCAACTGGACGCTTTGCAAGCCGAAGTGGACGCGCTGAAAGCAAAATTGCAATAAACAGCAAAGCGGCTGCTCCGCACTGGAACAGCCGCTTTAGAGTTATTAGTCAATATATATTCTTGGAGTGGATTTATCGCCCTTTTTGAAATAGAAATGCCTGCCGCTTTCATCGACATATATTTCTTCTAACGGATCGTCTCGAGAATAAGCTGTGTCCCAGTAATATCCATCGTCAGAAGGTATGGGATCAAAGTGCGCGTCAGCAGGACGCTTCGGCACCGTTGATTCGGTTGTTTCTCTTATTGCGGCTGGGGCTACTGTGCCATTCCTTTCGGTGCGATACACTACTTGCGGTTGCGTGGTAGTATGCTTCTTCTTTTTCTTCTTAGTGGTTGTGGGCTTTGTAGTTGTTGTGGTTGCGGTCGCCTCTGTGGCTGCCGGTTCTGTAGTGGTCTCTGTGGGCTGTGTAGTAACACCAGCCAGTGCACTGGATACAGCGTGATCTACCAGACTGGCTGTCTCCTGATCATGCACTCGATCATAGTGCACCCACACACCGATACCGACCCCCACCGCCATTACAACGGTCACAACAAGGATCCACACTTTGGCCTTAGACTTCATCTCCATCTCTCCTTTCACTCCCCACCATACCACACTTCCCCGCAGATTGCAAGAAAACAGGAGGTGATTCCCATGTAAAATACAAATTGCAGTCAACTGCAAACGGCGGCTTAGGCACGCTGTTTTTTTATGTCAAAAAGGAGGATTTTATGCAGACATTAAATATTAAGGTCACCCAGCAGGCGGTGATCTTACAAAACAAAGATCCGGTGACAGCTGAGAATGTCAATCAGATTCGCTGTGTGGTAGAGCTGGACCCGGCATACGCCGATCTGGTCGTGCGGGTGTGCATGAACGGCCAGTTTGCCACTGTGGTGGATGGACAGTGTTTCGCCCCGCCGCTGCAAGAGGGAATGTGCCGCCTGGGCGTTTACGGCTATGCTGTGGATGGCAAGCAGTTGGTGCAGCGTATAAGCCCGGAGCCGTGCGTATTTTATGTGCGCCCGGGTTCTTATGACGCGGCGGCTATGGAGGCAGACACGCCTGATCCAACGGAGTTGGAGTCTTATTATGCCAAGGTGCAGGCACTGCTCAAGGATATTGGTAAGGGTGTGAATGGCACCACTTATACGCCCAGCGTGTCCGCAGCGGGCGAGATCAGCTGGACCAATGACGGCGGGAAGGACAACCCGGAACCGGTGAACATTAAAGGCCCAAAGGGTGACACGGGTCCCCAGGGCGCTCCTGGTAAAGATGGAGAGCGAGGACCGCAGGGCGAACCGGGAAAAGATGGTGCAGCGGGCCCACAGGGTCCCCAAGGGGAGCCGGGCGCAGAGGGCCCGCAAGGCCCACAAGGTGAGCAAGGCCCCCAGGGCGAACAAGGGCCAAAGGGCGATCCTGGACCGGCAGGCGCTGATGGCAAGGACTATGTGCTGACGGACACGGACAAGGCCAATATTGCCGCCAAGGTGGAGATCCCGGATAGCTCTGTGACTACGAACAAGCTGGCAGACGGTGCCGTTACCGGCGATAAGATCGAGTCCCTGTCTGTGGAGGGCAAGCATATTAAGCCGCGTGCAATAACCGGCATGCGGCTGGCTCTAAAAACGGTCACAGAGAACCTGTTAAGTGATGAGTTGCAAGCCAAACTTACCAGCTGGGTGGGCACTCTGGCGCAAGCGGCGAACGATGCGGTCACCTTACACGAATGGTGGAACATCTCTGAGTTCTGCCCCTATGTGCTGAATGTGGATTATGACACACATGGCACCATTACATTGCACGCTGACGATGCTAAGAGCGGCGATCATGCCTTGACCTTGCGCAGCGGGGCGCTGGTGTCTTTCTTTGAAGAGGATGGCGTGGAGTGTGCCACAGTCACACAATCTGATTTTGGCCTGGCCATCTTACGCAGAGCGACAGACGGCAGTGGGACGGTTACCCTGCCGACTGCGGGCGACACCGGCTCCGTTGAGACCTGGGAGCCTGTGTTTTCCAAGACATTTGACGCCGATACAACGGACAAGCAAAACTGGATTTTGTCTAAGCCGTGCAGAAAAATTAAGTTGCGCATGGTTAGCGTTGGAACTACTACCAATAGTAGTGCCGGAGACCAAACTGTATATTTGAATTCGTACACATCTGAGACTTACATACCCAATGCGTTTCGTTTCGATGTTGCAAAAGATAAGGGAAGCTTCGTTGTTGCAGAGGTTGAATTGACTGCTGACATGGTGCGTGTAATGCAAAACAAATCAGATAAGTCAAGTGGCTTCAACCCAGCTGATGTCATGGAAAAAGGCTGTATATGGCTTAGTAACAAGGTTAACTTCAACATATTCAAGGATGTGGAGGCTCACGGTGCGATTAAGTCGTTAGCTTTCCCAACCAATGGACGAACAATTGGTGCAGGCACGCAAGTTGAAATATTGGGGGTGGCAAAATGAATGTGGAGACAGAAAGCCGCATTGCGTTTTTGAAGTCCGAGCTGGCGGAGACGGATTACCTCTGTCTGAAGTACACGGACGGTGCGCTGTCCGAAGATGAATATGCGCCGATCCGCAAGCAGCGGGCAGCATACCGGGCAGAGATCAACGCCTTGCAAGGGGGTGAGACCGATGTATAGCGCATTCGTCACGGCCGCCCTGACCGCTGCCGTGTCAACGGTGGTGGGCAGCGCCGTGTCCGCTGTGATTGCTTCATTGATTGCAAGAAAAAAGAGCAAAAAAGCAATTGACGAAGTCACCACAGCCCGGTACATAGCCATCGAAAACGGCTTGCAGTCCATTTTGCGCGCCGAGATCATACGGCAGCACGACAAGCACACAGAGCGGGGCTACTGCCCCCTGTACGCCAAGGAAGCCATGGTCAAGGTGTATGACGCATACCACGCCCTGGGCGGCAATGGTATGATGACCAGATTTTATAATGAGATTATTGCGCTCCCGGAGGAGCCACAACAAAAGGAGGACTAAAAAATGAAAGTAACCGCAGGAACAATCGCAAGAACCGTCGTGTTGGCGGTATCTCTGCTGAATGTACTCTTGAATGCCTTTGGCAAGAACCCTTTGCCGTTCAGTGACGATGAGGTGTACACCGCTGTGTCAACAGTGGTAGCCGTGGTGGCTTCCCTTGCCGCCTGGTGGAAGAACAACAGCTTCACCAAGGCTGCACTAAAGGCGGACGAAACCCTTGCGCTGGAGCGGTCAGAGAACGCAGAAAGCGAGGCGGTCAGTCATGAGTAAGCTGTACTATTGCAGACAGACCACGGAAAAATGCAAGTCTATCCGTTATCCCAGCAAATCCCACCCCTATAAATACGGCACTTCCGGCTGTATCTATACCAGTGGTTGCGGAGTGTGCGCCAGTCTTATGGTGCTCCATAACTTCGGCTTTACCGGCTTAGACACAGCAGCCTGGACACAGAAGTGCCTATTGATGGGCGCACGGTCCGCAGATGGCACCGATATGGACACGGTGGCAGTGTACCTGGAGAAGCATTACTCCATCGTAAGCAAGCGGGCAAAGACCGTTGCCGACCTGAAGAACCACCTGAAAGCCGGTGGCAAGGCCATTG comes from Oscillospiraceae bacterium and encodes:
- a CDS encoding collagen-like protein; amino-acid sequence: MQTLNIKVTQQAVILQNKDPVTAENVNQIRCVVELDPAYADLVVRVCMNGQFATVVDGQCFAPPLQEGMCRLGVYGYAVDGKQLVQRISPEPCVFYVRPGSYDAAAMEADTPDPTELESYYAKVQALLKDIGKGVNGTTYTPSVSAAGEISWTNDGGKDNPEPVNIKGPKGDTGPQGAPGKDGERGPQGEPGKDGAAGPQGPQGEPGAEGPQGPQGEQGPQGEQGPKGDPGPAGADGKDYVLTDTDKANIAAKVEIPDSSVTTNKLADGAVTGDKIESLSVEGKHIKPRAITGMRLALKTVTENLLSDELQAKLTSWVGTLAQAANDAVTLHEWWNISEFCPYVLNVDYDTHGTITLHADDAKSGDHALTLRSGALVSFFEEDGVECATVTQSDFGLAILRRATDGSGTVTLPTAGDTGSVETWEPVFSKTFDADTTDKQNWILSKPCRKIKLRMVSVGTTTNSSAGDQTVYLNSYTSETYIPNAFRFDVAKDKGSFVVAEVELTADMVRVMQNKSDKSSGFNPADVMEKGCIWLSNKVNFNIFKDVEAHGAIKSLAFPTNGRTIGAGTQVEILGVAK
- a CDS encoding phage tail protein gives rise to the protein MNETKPERGLASKGIEVYPNYTGPTAKCLNYATQIGDLTKGEREELDATCYDDDVEHSITGIRKKADAFEVTFLYNAKDATSDYRVLAALEDAGVSVPIMVKLPDDTKFNNSGVPSLTIKGPGVNSLMEATVSYKLDGDWSREFPAA
- a CDS encoding tail fiber domain-containing protein, which encodes MYKTSTDFNQAIKNGERIYVKVKCGNFIFGYNDETDPTSPNEQNNIMELNIDRSISHDDYALAKSYACGCNCVLWAVPAGAVLRGQKTVVYFGCMVNGAVEWVPMGVFYPEKVTRSGECTTLEMYDHMYDLSMPYSAAISGQQTPLAILKDLARQGNFELAAGVESKVSGFGTVDVSLLCGTETDEDGKQQVTAYNVNDAIGYVAGFCGCAAVFDREGKLRVDTFAQVYDGTAEYAVTDDTVTEVSLAETDKTYLGISCNNGNKNILAPDSLSVNSEVLYFDNPLITTQAQAEKVFGAVSDMIYIDDGDQGETVFDLGIQYRPGSMTLLTANPALDSFDVITYRDDTGDHHIPLMGVEYDYDGSVTMDVVAHARSEQEGSSAGSILSRMISKAMQQVTAPLAQRIQDATDSITNAVGGYAALIDRDGDGVSDALYIGEYPAAEGKTKGRCLLLNKNGMAVSTTGLQGPFKDFAVYYNKKTNQYYLNATDISAGRLSGIEILADKGTIAGWNITDRELYADLGSYRAYIQKPTTKGSWVFSAQKKNSNGSYTGTWYVTMGGDMVCNGSVDVSGALSVEGKTKFDADVQFYKKIYDLAGYEIINAASGGNSLVIGYGQYEHGAKTYLEGGDICLRMQQNGNLCIQAGSKDSVETRFVLSKVSWTLSGSTAYRDTIESKGGFVLSANGGDNVLYLVGKSIWIDNATTIRGKLTVQDDIRLSFKSSSGTIPLVVNTSGVITTANSSKRYKENIKPVEDAVLDPNGLYDVQVCQYNYKPEYKDNELVSGTQIGVIAEDLDKHYPNAVIYDSEGRPESWQDRIMIPAMLKLIQDQKKQLDALQAEVDALKAKLQ
- a CDS encoding phage holin, with translation MKVTAGTIARTVVLAVSLLNVLLNAFGKNPLPFSDDEVYTAVSTVVAVVASLAAWWKNNSFTKAALKADETLALERSENAESEAVSHE